The Reinekea forsetii genome contains the following window.
CGAGGTCATGCGCAGAGCGTTAAAGGGAATGGCCCCCAGAGTGCGCACAGGCGAGATGGCCAGCAAACTGCTAAGCGCCCAGCACAGGGCTGCAGCAAGCGCTGAGATATAACCAATAATTACCACGCTGTCACCTGAATGAAATAGTAAAAAGGCAGCCCAGGCTGCCTTGACGGAAGGATCTATTGAGTCGCTCGGTCGTCAGTCAGCGACGATGGCGTCGAGGGTGATTTCGACACGGCGATTTTCCGCACGACCGTTAGCGGTGCCGTTATCGGCGATCGGTTGGTTCTCACCATAGCCGACCGCTGCGACGCGTTCGAAGACTATGCCAGACTCTAAGATAATATTGGCGACAGCGCTAGCCCGCTGTTCGGATAAAAGCTGGTTATACTCGTTACTGCCGCTGCTGTCGGTGTGGCCACTGATGGTCACCAGGGTATCATCGTATTCGGATAGGACCCTGGCAACCGATGCCAGGGTCGGTTTAAAAGAGGCCTGTACGGCCGCACTGCTAACATCAAAGGTGATGTTGCCAGGCATAATGAGATCGATTTGGCCTGCTTCGGTGCGGCGTACCTGCACACCGGTGCCGACCAGTTCTTCGCGTAGTTGCTTCTCTTGATTGTCCATATAGAAACCGACACCGCCACCGGCAACGCCGCCTATGCCGGCGCCGATCAGGGCGCGTTTGGCTCGATCGGCCTTGGGCGCCGTGGCCGCTCCAATAACGGCACCGAGCAGACCGCCGGCAAGCGCGCCTTTTGAGGTGCCGCTAATTTGGTTTTCACCGGTAAAGGCGTCCATGGTCGTGCAGCCTGAAATCAGCGCGCCCGACAGGGCTAGTGGCAGGGACAGTTTAAGCCAATGATTCATGGTAAAGCTCCTTAAAGAAATGACACAAATGGTTCAGCGTTGTTAAAGCCTAGCCGATTTTTGGCGTTTGGGCACCTCGAATAAGGCCGACAGGGGGCAATCGATTGGATTCGACCTAGGCGGTGATGCAGTGGCTGGGTTGATCTAAGTCTTGTGCCGATGGGCGATTAAATCCAACGGCAAAATCGCGCTCTGCTTGGTTTCTTCAATGACAATATGGCTTTTTGACTCCCGCACGTGGGGCAAGGCCAGCAGCAGGTCGCCGAGATGCTTTCGGTAACTCTTTAAATCGGGCAAGCGCAGCTTTAATAGATAATCAGATTGTCCGGAAATAAGATGACATTCCTGCACATAAGCAATTTTTTCGGTAGCGGCATGAAAGGCTTGAAAGGTTTCCGGTGATTGGCTCACCAAGGTAATTTCTAAATACACCAAAAGCTCGAGGCCTAGGGCCTCGGTGCTCAGTTTGGCGTGGTAACCTTGGATATAACCCGACCCTTCGAGCCGCTTGACCCGGTCAAGGCAAGGTGTAGTCGACAGCCCAACTCGCTGCGCCAGCTCGACATAGGACAGGCGCGCATTATCCTGTAAGGCCTTGAGTATTTTCAGGTCGATTCGGTCGAGGGGGCGTTGCTTGGGCAATTCGGGCGTCAAAATCCTAACCTTAGGGCAAACGAAAAAAAATTTAGGATAGGCCTCTCAAAGACGAAAGCCAATAATATGTTATCCGTTTTGTTAGATCGCCATATCCTTTAATTTTTTCAATGGGCGAATCTTAACCGTGATGGTCGCCGGCTTGGCGGCAATCATAATTTCTTCGCCAGTAAAGGGATTGACGCCTGGGCGGGCTTTGCGTGCCAGCTTCTTAACGGTCTGAATCTTCATTAGGCCCGGTAAAACAAATTCGCCCACGGCACGTTTCTTAATATGGCGCTCGATCAAGTCTGACAATTCGTCGAGTACCAGTTGCACGTCCTTCTTGCTCATCTGGGTATTGTCGGCAATTTCGGTAAGAATTTGCGTTTTTGTCAGCCGCTCTTTCAAGGCAGTTGTTTTCTTGGCCATTGGGATTTCCCTTAGTTTTAGTTCAAATGGAGTCACATTCCTCGGCCGATTATTGCAAAGTTCGCCAAAAAGACAATAGAACTTTGATTAATTCATGCAATGATCCTTCATGCTAGAGCCGTGGTTCCGCAAAAGGCACCCTCAACGATGGTCCTCTCGGTCAGCTTAGCGCGCCCCTAGGGCGCCCCATGAGGCATGCCCAGGCTTGCTTTGTTTCACCTTTGGAATCATGGAGTTAACGAGTATATGAAGGCTTGCATTCGAACCTCTTTTTACCAATTATAACAGCCATTATCTGGTTAACCGCTAAGCCCAAGGAAACCCATGTCGCAGATTGAACAAAAAATTGCCCGTGAACTCAATGTCCAGGATCGGCAGGTGGTTGCGGCCGTAGCCCTGCTCGATGAGGGCGCCACCGTACCCTTTATTTCCCGTTACCGTAAGGAAGTAACGGGCGGTTTGGACGACATACAGTTGCGCGCCCTGGAAGATCGACTGCGCTATCTACGCGATCTTGAGGATCGCCGTAAGTCCATTCTGGCCACCATCGACGAACAGGGTAAGCTGACCGATCCGCTGCGACGGGCCATAATGCAGTCTGAAACCAAGACGGAATTGGAAGACCTTTACCTGCCCTACAAAAAGAAGCGCCGTACCAAGGGGCAGATTGCTCGAGAGGCCGGTCTTGAGCCCCTGGCCGAGGCATTGCTCGCTGACCCAATGCTCGACCCGGAACTCCAGGCCGCGGCCTATCTGAACCCGCAGGCGGAGATAAACGATAGCAAAGCGGCGCTGGATGGCGCGCGCTATATATTGATGGAGCGCTTTGCCGAAGATGCCGCCCTGCTGGGCAAGTTGCGCCAATATATGTGGCAGTTTGGTCAGATTCAGGCGCGCCTGATTGCCGGCAAAGAACAGGATGGCGCTAAGTTCCAAGATTACTTCGAACACGACGAGGCCCTCAATAAGGTGCCCGGTCATCGTGCTTTGGCGATGTTTCGCGGGCGTAACGAGGGCTGCCTTAGCCTAGCCTTGGTGTTGCCTGACGAAGATCCGCGCAGTGCTGGTGCTGGCGCATTGATGGTCGCCGAAACCTTTGGTATCGAAGATCAGTCGCGGCCGGCAGATAAGTGGCTGCTCGACGTGTGCCGTTGGACTTGGCGCATCAAGTTACTGACCCATATCGAGACCGACCTATTCGGCCAAATCCGGGAAAGTTCTGAACAGTCGGCCATCGACGTCTTCGCCCAAAATTTGAAAGCCCTATTGCTGGCCGCGCCAGCCGGTCCACGTGCCACCATCGGTCTGGACCCTGGGTTGCGTACCGGGGTCAAGATTGCCGTGGTCGATGCCACCGGCAAGGTGCTCGATCATGGCGCGATCTTCCCGACCGCGCCACAGAATCGTATCGCCGATGCAGAAAAGGTACTCTCGGCTCTGTGCCTGAAATACGACATTGAATTGATTGCCATCGGTAATGGCACTGCCAGTCGCGAGACCGAACGGTTCGTAAAAGATATGCTCAAGAAGCATCCGGCCATTAAAGCCGAACCAGTAATGGTCAATGAATCCGGCGCCTCGATCTATTCCGCCTCTGAGTATGCCTCACAGGAATTCCCCGACTTGGATGTAACCATCCGCGGTGCCATATCAATCGCTCACCGGTTACAGGATCCGTTGGCCGAGTTGGTGAAAATAGACCCCAAAGCCATTGGTGTCGGACAGTACCAGCACGATGTTTCTCAGGTTGCTCTGGCGCGTCAATTGAACGCCGTGGTCGAAGACTGTGTGAACGGAGTCGGTGTCGATCTGAATATGGCATCGGCTCCTTTGTTGGCACGAGTGTCCGGTCTAAACCTAACCATTGCCAGCAATATAGTGGCGTTTCGAGACAGCAACGGCGCCTTTGCCTCGCGCAAGCAGCTGAAAGATGTGCCACGACTGGGGCCCAAGGCCTTTGAGCAGGCCGCCGGTTTTTTGCGCATCATGAACGGCACCGATCCACTCGATCGTTCTGGTGTCCATCCCGAGGCCTATGCCCTGGTGCATCGCATCGTGAAAACCAGCAGCAAGGCGGTTAACGACCTTATCGGCGACAGTAAATTTCTTAAGGCTTTAAATGCCAGTGACTACACCGATGAGCAGTTTGGTGTGCCCACCGTAATGGATATTATTGCCGAGTTGGATAAGCCGGGGCGCGACCCGCGACCGGAATTTAAGACTGCCGTGTTTCAGGATGGTGTCGAGCAGTTAAAAGATTTGCGTTTGAATATGGTCTTAGAGGGCGTGGTCACAAATGTCACGCACTTCGGCGCCTTTGTCGATGTTGGGGTGCACCAAGATGGTTTGGTGCATATTTCCGCCCTCAGCCACAGTTTCGTCGAGGACCCGGCAAAAGTTGTTAAGGCCGGTGATATCGTCAAGGTTAAGGTCATGGCAATTGATGCCCAGCGCAAGCGCATTGGGTTGTCGATGCGACTCGACGATGATGCCCAAAGCGAACCGGATTCGGCGACGCCCGGGGGTGAGCGCAGTGCTAACCGACGCGGCGGCAGCCGCAACCAAGCCAAGGCGCCCGTTGCGCCCGCCAGCACCTTAGACGCGCTGTTTGATCAGGCGCTTAAAAAGGGTGCGCGGCGCTAATTCGCCCGCACTCCGCCAGCCGGTGGCTGATGAATGGAATAGATCGGCCTCAGCTTGATCTATCCCGATTCAGCCCCATACTTTAGCTACATTTATCGAGGGCGCCACCTTGCCTGCCATTACCCGTCTCAAATTGCTTAAAGACTTACACAGTAATGCTTTCACCTTTCAGCGTGGCATCGAGCGCGAAGCCTTACGGGTCAGTAAAGCCGGCCAGATCAGCCAAGTTGGCCATCCGGAGAGTCTGGGCTCGGCCTTGACCCACAAATCGATTACTACCGATTACTCGGAAAGTCTGATGGAGTTCATTACCGGTGTGCACAGCGACAAAGGCCGGCTGCTAAACGAGCTCGATGCCTTACACCGATTTTCGTTCAGCCACCTAGATGACGAATGGTTGTGGTCTGGCAGCATGCCGTCGCTGTTGCCTGCGCAGGAAGAGATCCCTATCGCACAGTATGGCAATAGCCATATAGGGCGCCTAAAAACCATCTACCGACACGGTCTATGGCATCGTTACGGCCGGAAAATGCAGACCATCGCAGGGGTGCATTACAACTGGTCGCTGAGTGAAGAATTTTGGCGACAATGGGCCCTGGTGAATCATAAAACGGGTGACCTGACCGAGTTTAAGACTAACGAATACTTTGGTCTGATTCGAAATTTCCGCCGCCACAGTTGGCTTTTGCTTTATTTATTCGGTGCCTCACCCGCGGCTGATAGCAGCTTTCTCGACCATAGCTCAGCCGACCTGACGCCTTTGGGTGAACAGAGTCTCTATGCTCCCTATGCGACCAGCCTGAGGATGAGTGATCTGGGGTATTCCAACAAGGCGCAGGCGAATCTGTTTGTGTGCTTTAATTCACTGGAAAGTTATGCCGAAACTCTCTCCAATGCCATTCAAACACCCTATTCCGCATACGAACAGATGGGTCTAATGGCGCAAGGTGAGTATCAACAGCTTAATACCAGCGTGCTGCAAATCGAAAACGAATACTACAGTGATATCCGCCCCAAACGTGTTGCTTACTCAGGTGAGAAGCCACTCCATGCCTTGCGGTATCGGGGCGTTGAGTACATAGAGGTGCGCTGCCTCGACATCAACCCATTGCTGCCACTGGGTATCGATGAAGGCCAGATTGATTTTGTTGATTTGTTTTTGCTCTGGTGTTTAGTGCAAGATAGCCCGGAGATTTCGACGCTCGAATGCCAGCAGGTCCAGCGTAATAGCGAGCGTGTGGCACTGAACGGGCGAGACCCGAATTTAACCATACGCCATGGCGGCCGTGATCAGCTGTTACCGGCATTAGCCCAAACCTTGATGGAGTCGATAGCCGAATTCGCCGTCACGATCGATAAAAAGACCGGCACTGACTGTTACCAGAAAGCCTGCCAGCAGCAGCAAGACAAGATCGATGATGTCAGATTGACGCCGTCACATCAGGTCTTAGCGCAGATTACAGAACAATCATCTTACCTGAATTTCAGCCTAAAGCAGTCGGCTCAATTTGCGGCGCATTTTAGTCAGCCCTTGGCGCCGGAGCAGGTGGCCTTTTGGCAGCGCGAGACGGCTGCTAGCGTCGGTCGACAACGGGATATTGAGGCAAACGACAGCGGCACTTTCGATGATTTTTTGGCCGAATATCTGCGTCAGTAACCTGTCGCTGGCAAGGGCTGCTGACCAGAGCCTTGCCAGGATGTGCGGCTTTAAGCCGCTGTTGAATGGGCGCTGGTTAGCTCTGAACCACCCAAGAGGTAAACAAGACGCGATCAACCAGAATCTCGCCCGTCTCCTTAATCATTAATGCCTGCACAGCCTCAAGCGCCTGCTCGAGTATGTCTTCTCGACCGACACTGCTGCGCACGGTTTCTTCCGATTGCCGAGCGAAGAGCATAATAATCTCATGGCGGATTGCATCTAGATGGACCGCCACCACAACTGCCGCCAGTTCGTCGCGCACTCGCAGGGTAACGGCCGCTTGCAGATATCGGACCTTAGTGGTTTGCCCGTAATTCAGCGTAAAGGCCGGCTGCAATTCGACATAGGCCGTTCCGGGGGGTAGGTCTGCGGCTACGGCAAAGGAAAAACCCATGCTTACGGCACAGCTCAAGGCAAAAAAACGAAATCTGTTTTTAAAGCATCGTGACAACATAAAATTCTCTGCGCTGACAAATAAAGAAGTATAGGCTAACGTGGTGTTTCTGTCAGTGCCCACACGTTTGAAAAGCTGGCATAAAAAGCGTTTGTTGGTTGTCTGAAGGCCTTACTGAGCCTATATTGTATTCATAGGACATTCATTACGGCGTTGTGTTGATGCCGTCATTAGCAGCGAGAATAGGTCATCCATATGTTGGAAAACTGTAAAACAGCTCAAGAGCGTTGGGGTGGTACACATGAAATGATCGATCGCTGGTTGTCCGATCGGCAACAGGCCTTGATCAGTTTTTTTGCCATTCAAGAGGCCCAAGGGAAAGAAAATCTGGCAGAACAACTGCAGATTTTCAGTCAACAGCTGGTCGATTATATCTCCGAAGGCCATTTTGAGATTTATGAGCAGTTATTTCGCGAAGCCAAGGAGTATGACGATGGTGGTTTGGAATTGGCCCATGAGCTGTACCCACAAATTGAACTGACAACACAGCGCTTGCTCAATTTTAATGATAAGTATGCGTCAATTGATCTGGTCGAGGCCAACATCGTCAACCTCAATGGTGATCTATCATCCTTAGGTGAAAAGATGAGCGAGCGATTCGATATGGAAGATCAGCTCATAGCGCGACTGCACACCGCACATCAAAAGACCTTGGCCTAACCGCTCACAAGGCAGTGACCCGTTTGGTGGGCCACGCTTGCTATTGGATAATTTAATAATTATGGGTTGCAAGACCGCCCCGCGGTCGATGGCGCTTGGCAATAATAGATCCACCCTAATCTGTCCGAAGCCATCGGCTCATTACCTAGCTCGACCCCTACTCTGCTCAGCAACCTTGGCCGGCCTTAACGGCATCTTTCTTCGTTCCAAGTTCGGGCGGTGCTACACTGTCCGCAACGATCGCTGACTGTTGCCAATTATGAAGCCGATAACTCTATTTTTTACCTTGTGTTGGATCATGCTGCTAAATGGCTGTCTGCCACAAGGGCCAAGTTCAAAAGTGCAATTGGCCAGTCAGGGCATCTATTCCGCCGCCATCGATAAGGTCGGCCAATCAGCTGTCGTGGGGTCTTATCTGCACGGTGGTTCGTACTGGGATCTGGAAAAAAAAGGCCGCAGTTTTAACTGGAATCACCGTGAGGGTTATCTAACCGAAATTCTTTACAGCGACATTTCGTCTGATGGACGTTTTGCCGTAACCGCGAATTACTTCAACCTCGTTTTGTGGGACACAACGACCGGTGAGTCGATTTGGTTCTGGTCCGCACCGGCAAAAATTGAGGCCGTTGCACTGTCCTCCGACGGACGGTTTGCCATGCTAGGTCTGGCCAATAACAGCGCGTTATTATTTGATGTTCAAAATGGCGGCCTTTTGCGAGAGTTTATCCATCAGGGACCGGTTGTGTCCGTGGCACTAAATATCGATGCAGGTATTGTGCTAACCGGTTCGGAAGACAGTAGTGCGCGGCTTTGGAATATTGGTGATGGCAGCATGCTCCGAGAGTTTAAATATTCCAATCAGGTGCCATTGGTAGCCTTGAGTCCGAGTGGCAAAAAAGCATTGATAGTGCCAGCCAATGAGAAAGCTGAAATATGGAATCTGAAATCCTACACCAGAATTTCGACTCTGCGAACAGCAAAATTCCGACTCTATAGCGGTCGCTTTGTCGGGGAAAATAGACTTTTAGTGGGCACAACGCACCGAAATATATTCGAATTTAATGCGACAAATGGTAAAAAAAGTCAAACATGGAAGCTGGGAACCGAAGGTAAACAAGCATTTAAAAGCGCGATTGTGCTGGATATTGGCTGGTATCAGGGTAATTTGGTGGCGATTGGTTCAAATGGTTATCTATATGCTTTTTGACAAGTAAAAATCTGTTAGCATAGCTGGGCATTTATGGAGTGACCATGGTAACGACACATTTGACAACTGAACCACGCATCCTAGCGAAACCGACAGCGGCGCCCAAGCGGATCCTCATCGCAAACGCCAAAGGCGGCAGTGGCAAGACAACCATCGCGACTAATTTGTCGAGCCTATTTGCTTGCCGGCAAGAGCAATGCGCGCTTATTGACTTTGATCCGCAAGGTTCATCGACTCAGTGGTTGCAACTGCGGCAAACGGCGCGCGCCGAAATTCATGGCGTGTCGGCCTATAAAAAGGGTGCAACACAGGTTACTCGTACTTGGCAAATTCATAATCTGCCCGTTGGCACCACCAAGGTGGTCATCGACACGCCCGCGGGGCTGACCGGCCAATTGCTCAACGATCTAGTACGCGAATCTGATTTCATTGTTATTCCAGTTACCCCATCACCCATCGATATTCGTGCGACGACTCTGTTTATTAAAGAACTCTTTCTAACACCGGCCTATCGGAGCAGCCCTCGCCGGATCGCTGTAGTTGCCAATCGGGTGCGAAAAAACACCCTGGTATATTCGAAGCTCGAGCTGTTCCTGAAAAGCCTAAAAATCCCGTTCATTTCGACCTTTCGGGATACCCAATTTTATATCCGATCCTCCGAATACGGCTTGGGCATTCACGATCTAAGTAATGCTCAGGAGGCTGACATAAACGATTGGCAGAAGTTGGTCGATTGGATTGATGAAATTGAATAACCCGTTATGAAAATATTTAAAGAGAAAACAAAAGCTTGAATTTTTCAAGCCGAATCTAAATAGTGTCAAGTTGAATTAACAAAGTTTAATCACTTACCTTAAGAGGACCAAGGTCATGGCCGTTGCAAAGAAAAAACCAGCTCAATCTGCAGCAATAAAGAAAGTTGTTGCAAAAAAAGCCACTGTTAAAAAAGTAACGGGCAAGGCCGCCGCTGCAAAATCAGCGCCTGCTAAAGCCAAGGCACCTGCTGCCAAGGTTGCAGTTTCAGAAGTGGGAATCTTAAAGGCAGAATTGGTTAGTCTCGAAACTAAACTGTTGAAGGCTCAAGCAAGCGAATTGAGTGGCGCAGAAAAAGTAGTTTCAGCGCAGAGTAAGAAAGTGCTCGCGGCTGCCGCGAAGGTTAAGAAAGCCATCGCCGCAAAAACGAAAGCCGTTGCCAAGGCGAAAAAGCTAAAGACTGCTGCAGCTGCCGGTGCCGCGACGCAGGCAATTGCCATGGTCGCCGACGCTAAGGTCGTTGTAGAGGCTCTGAAAACAGAGCAGGCCGCCGCAAAGCTTGTTTTAAACGCAGCCAAAACTGAGGCCGCCCTAACGGCCAAACTTGCCAAAGGCATCCTTAAGCTCCGTAAAGACGAAGCTAAACGCCGTTCGATGGCCGCTGCCGTTGAAGCGAAAAAATTGACCGATGCGGCTAAAAAGACCGCCGCGGCAGAGAAAAAAGCTGCCGCAGTCGCCGCCCGCAAGGCTAAGGCTGTCGAGAAGAAGGCCGCAACCAAGGCCAAACTTGTAGCCATGAAAGCGGCCATTAAAGCCAAGGCCGCGGCCCAGAAAGCAGTTGCCAAGAAGCCAGCCGCTAAGAAAGCGGTTGCCAAGAAGCCAGTCGCTAAGAAAGCGGTTGCCAAGAAGCCAGTCGCTAAGAAAGCGGTTGCCAAGAAGCCAGTCGCTAAGAAAGCGGTTGCCAAGAAGCCAGTCGCTAAGAAAGCAGTTGCCAAGAAGCCAGTCGCTAAGCCAGCGGTTGCCAAGGCACCGGTTGCTAAGAAGGCCGCCGCCAAAGCTCCGGTAGCAAAAAAAGCCGCGGTTAAAAAAGCAGTTGCGAAAAAAGCGCCTGTTAAGAAGGCAATCGCCCAAAAAGCAGCCCCCAAGCCTGTCGCACCTGCGAAAAAAGATACGCCAGCCGCGAAGCCAATGGCGCTTGCCGAGCCGACGGGCATGAGTAAGCCGGTCGAAAACCAGCCGGCAGCAGCCGTAACCGCCAATGTCCCAGCGGCAGAAGGTCGCAGCCTGTTCGATTCAAAAAAGGACGTATAAGCCGCTAACGCTTAAGTTGAATCGGTAACCCTGAGCAGGGTTTGGATAAGGGGAGCGAGAGCTCCCTTTTTTACGCCCAAAGAAAGTGCATAGTGCTCGACAAGATCGCCCGATCCAAGCTCCGCATCAACAAAAAGTGCCTGTAGCAGCTGAATATCCAGTCCTTCCAGCATCAACTCAAAAGTTAGGGCGTTACGTTTAAGCGCTCCGTCCAAGCCAGTTCGGTAGTGGCGAACGCGTCCTATCAAGGGTCTTAAGTGAGTCACCGAGTCGTCTTGCCACCAACAGGCGGGTAAGCTAAGTCCTTGCTGTAAGGCGAAGGCGATGGCGATTATATCGTTCACCTGGGCTGCATAATCGTCTTGCCAGGCGAGCAGCGCTATTTTATTTGGCAAATAGACTCGATTAGCGAAACGCCACAATGGCGTCTGTTGCAACGCATTGGTAAACTCCTGCCCCATGATAAAACTCTCAAATATTTCTCTACAGCTTGGTGGAAAGCCATTGCTGGAGCAAGCATCTCTGACAATTAATCCGGGCGAGCGCCTTGCGGTAATTGGTGCCAATGGTACCGGCAAAACGTCGCTATTCAAGGTGCTACAGGGTGACCTGACTCTCGACCAAGGCGATTTCCTGATGCCTAATCAGTGGCGGCTATCCTATATGGAGCAGGAAGTTACCGCGGTGCATCGTTCGGCCGTCGAGTTTGTGCTCGATGGCGACCAACAGTTGCGCAAGCTAGAACAGCAACTGGAGCAGGCACAAAGCCGTAACGACGACCATGCCGTGGCCGAGCAGCTTGGCGCGTTGGACACCTATCAGGCCTTTAATAAGCGTTATCAGGCTGAGCAATTGCTGGCCGGTTTGGGTTTCGCCGAGGCGGAATTCACCAATCCGGTCGATTCCTTTTCCGGTGGTTGGCGAGTTCGGTTGAATTTGGCCCGTGCCCTGATGTGCCCGTCTGACCTGCTCTTGCTCGATGAACCCACCAACCACCTGGATCTGCATACCTGTTTTTGGCTCGAAGGGTGGCTGAAGCAGTTTCAAGGTACACTGCTGTTTATTTCCCACGATCGTGACTTTATGGATGGCGTAGCCACTCAGGTGGTGAGCTTCGAACAGAAAAAGCTCCAACTGTATCGCGGCAACTACAGTCAGTTTGAGCGTCAGCGCGCCGAACGGATGGCACAGCACCAGGCAGCCTTCAACAAAGAGCAGAAGCAGAAGGAGCATTTAGAGTCCTTCGTGCAGCGCTTTAAGGCCAAAGCCTCCAAAGCCAAGCAGGCGCAAAGCCGGGTCAAGATGCTCGAACGCCTGACAATGAACGCACCATTGTTGATGAGCCATGGCTACGATCTGAGTATTAGCACCGACGGTCGAGTCTCGGATCCGGTGGTCAGCCTCAAAGACGTCAACCTAGGTTATCCCACCAAGACGGTGTTGTCGGGCATCAACCTGAGCCTCCATCCGGGCATGCGTCTGGGCTTATTGGGGGTGAACGGCGCCGGTAAGTCGACCCTGATCAAGGCCCTCTCTGGTGACCTAGAACCGCTGCAGGGGGTGGTCACGCGCGGCCAGAATCTTAAGGTCGGTTACTTTGCCCAGCATCAGTTGGAGTCGCTCGATGACCTAGCAAGCCCCTATCTACATATTCGTCGCATCGATGATGTCGCGAAAGACCAGGACATCAAGAATTTCGTTGGCCGCTTTGGCTTCTCAGGCATGCGTGCGGACGAGCCGGTGAAAAACTTTTCCGGTGGTGAAAAAGCCCGTGTGGCATTGGCTCTCATTGCTTGGCAGAAGCCAAATCTTCTGTTGTTGGACGAACCGACCAACCACTTGGATTTGGAGATGCGCGATTCCTTGAATTTGGCGTTGCAACAATACGAGGGCGCAGTAATTTTAGTATCCCACGATCGGTATTTGCTTAATTCCACCGCAGAACAGTTTTGGTGGGTCCGAAACGGTGGTGTAGAGCTCTACAATGGCGATTTGGATGATTACTTCCAGGCCATGTTAAAGGCGCCGCAAACCGGCTCGCAGCGGAGTCAGGTCGCCGGCGAGGAGAGCACTGACGAGCGCAAGGCCAGCCGTCAGGCCAGAGCCGTGCAGCGGGAAAAATTAAAGCCAGT
Protein-coding sequences here:
- the gshA gene encoding glutamate--cysteine ligase gives rise to the protein MPAITRLKLLKDLHSNAFTFQRGIEREALRVSKAGQISQVGHPESLGSALTHKSITTDYSESLMEFITGVHSDKGRLLNELDALHRFSFSHLDDEWLWSGSMPSLLPAQEEIPIAQYGNSHIGRLKTIYRHGLWHRYGRKMQTIAGVHYNWSLSEEFWRQWALVNHKTGDLTEFKTNEYFGLIRNFRRHSWLLLYLFGASPAADSSFLDHSSADLTPLGEQSLYAPYATSLRMSDLGYSNKAQANLFVCFNSLESYAETLSNAIQTPYSAYEQMGLMAQGEYQQLNTSVLQIENEYYSDIRPKRVAYSGEKPLHALRYRGVEYIEVRCLDINPLLPLGIDEGQIDFVDLFLLWCLVQDSPEISTLECQQVQRNSERVALNGRDPNLTIRHGGRDQLLPALAQTLMESIAEFAVTIDKKTGTDCYQKACQQQQDKIDDVRLTPSHQVLAQITEQSSYLNFSLKQSAQFAAHFSQPLAPEQVAFWQRETAASVGRQRDIEANDSGTFDDFLAEYLRQ
- a CDS encoding ParA family protein, whose product is MVTTHLTTEPRILAKPTAAPKRILIANAKGGSGKTTIATNLSSLFACRQEQCALIDFDPQGSSTQWLQLRQTARAEIHGVSAYKKGATQVTRTWQIHNLPVGTTKVVIDTPAGLTGQLLNDLVRESDFIVIPVTPSPIDIRATTLFIKELFLTPAYRSSPRRIAVVANRVRKNTLVYSKLELFLKSLKIPFISTFRDTQFYIRSSEYGLGIHDLSNAQEADINDWQKLVDWIDEIE
- the rsd gene encoding sigma D regulator, with the translated sequence MLENCKTAQERWGGTHEMIDRWLSDRQQALISFFAIQEAQGKENLAEQLQIFSQQLVDYISEGHFEIYEQLFREAKEYDDGGLELAHELYPQIELTTQRLLNFNDKYASIDLVEANIVNLNGDLSSLGEKMSERFDMEDQLIARLHTAHQKTLA
- a CDS encoding WD40 repeat domain-containing protein codes for the protein MKPITLFFTLCWIMLLNGCLPQGPSSKVQLASQGIYSAAIDKVGQSAVVGSYLHGGSYWDLEKKGRSFNWNHREGYLTEILYSDISSDGRFAVTANYFNLVLWDTTTGESIWFWSAPAKIEAVALSSDGRFAMLGLANNSALLFDVQNGGLLREFIHQGPVVSVALNIDAGIVLTGSEDSSARLWNIGDGSMLREFKYSNQVPLVALSPSGKKALIVPANEKAEIWNLKSYTRISTLRTAKFRLYSGRFVGENRLLVGTTHRNIFEFNATNGKKSQTWKLGTEGKQAFKSAIVLDIGWYQGNLVAIGSNGYLYAF
- a CDS encoding winged helix-turn-helix transcriptional regulator — translated: MTPELPKQRPLDRIDLKILKALQDNARLSYVELAQRVGLSTTPCLDRVKRLEGSGYIQGYHAKLSTEALGLELLVYLEITLVSQSPETFQAFHAATEKIAYVQECHLISGQSDYLLKLRLPDLKSYRKHLGDLLLALPHVRESKSHIVIEETKQSAILPLDLIAHRHKT
- a CDS encoding OmpA family protein, whose protein sequence is MNHWLKLSLPLALSGALISGCTTMDAFTGENQISGTSKGALAGGLLGAVIGAATAPKADRAKRALIGAGIGGVAGGGVGFYMDNQEKQLREELVGTGVQVRRTEAGQIDLIMPGNITFDVSSAAVQASFKPTLASVARVLSEYDDTLVTISGHTDSSGSNEYNQLLSEQRASAVANIILESGIVFERVAAVGYGENQPIADNGTANGRAENRRVEITLDAIVAD
- a CDS encoding flagellar basal body-associated FliL family protein, with the translated sequence MLSRCFKNRFRFFALSCAVSMGFSFAVAADLPPGTAYVELQPAFTLNYGQTTKVRYLQAAVTLRVRDELAAVVVAVHLDAIRHEIIMLFARQSEETVRSSVGREDILEQALEAVQALMIKETGEILVDRVLFTSWVVQS
- a CDS encoding HU family DNA-binding protein produces the protein MAKKTTALKERLTKTQILTEIADNTQMSKKDVQLVLDELSDLIERHIKKRAVGEFVLPGLMKIQTVKKLARKARPGVNPFTGEEIMIAAKPATITVKIRPLKKLKDMAI
- a CDS encoding Tex family protein, translating into MSQIEQKIARELNVQDRQVVAAVALLDEGATVPFISRYRKEVTGGLDDIQLRALEDRLRYLRDLEDRRKSILATIDEQGKLTDPLRRAIMQSETKTELEDLYLPYKKKRRTKGQIAREAGLEPLAEALLADPMLDPELQAAAYLNPQAEINDSKAALDGARYILMERFAEDAALLGKLRQYMWQFGQIQARLIAGKEQDGAKFQDYFEHDEALNKVPGHRALAMFRGRNEGCLSLALVLPDEDPRSAGAGALMVAETFGIEDQSRPADKWLLDVCRWTWRIKLLTHIETDLFGQIRESSEQSAIDVFAQNLKALLLAAPAGPRATIGLDPGLRTGVKIAVVDATGKVLDHGAIFPTAPQNRIADAEKVLSALCLKYDIELIAIGNGTASRETERFVKDMLKKHPAIKAEPVMVNESGASIYSASEYASQEFPDLDVTIRGAISIAHRLQDPLAELVKIDPKAIGVGQYQHDVSQVALARQLNAVVEDCVNGVGVDLNMASAPLLARVSGLNLTIASNIVAFRDSNGAFASRKQLKDVPRLGPKAFEQAAGFLRIMNGTDPLDRSGVHPEAYALVHRIVKTSSKAVNDLIGDSKFLKALNASDYTDEQFGVPTVMDIIAELDKPGRDPRPEFKTAVFQDGVEQLKDLRLNMVLEGVVTNVTHFGAFVDVGVHQDGLVHISALSHSFVEDPAKVVKAGDIVKVKVMAIDAQRKRIGLSMRLDDDAQSEPDSATPGGERSANRRGGSRNQAKAPVAPASTLDALFDQALKKGARR